In one window of Aceticella autotrophica DNA:
- a CDS encoding ParA family protein: MEKIIAIANQKGGVGKTTTTINLGYSLSLNGKKILCIDIDPQSNMTSGFGINNETLKYTIYNVLIEGVEMEKAIEKPKDMENIYIVPSSIQLAGAEIELVPMPSREFRLKKALDKIKGDYDYILIDCPPSLGLLTLNALTASNSVLVPIQCEYYALEGLTQLVNTINLVKKNINHNLDLEGVVLTMFNARTNLSIQVVDEVKKYFKGKVYRTIIPRNIRLGEAPSFGKPITIYDPRSKGAEAYDDLAKEVIEKGGEIIE; the protein is encoded by the coding sequence GTGGAAAAAATTATCGCTATAGCCAATCAAAAAGGCGGTGTAGGTAAAACAACTACTACAATTAATTTAGGATATTCATTATCATTAAACGGAAAAAAAATCCTATGTATAGATATAGATCCACAAAGTAATATGACCAGCGGATTTGGAATAAATAATGAAACGCTTAAATATACAATTTATAATGTACTGATTGAAGGTGTTGAAATGGAAAAGGCGATAGAAAAGCCAAAGGATATGGAAAATATTTATATAGTTCCATCAAGTATTCAATTAGCAGGTGCAGAAATCGAATTAGTTCCGATGCCTTCAAGGGAATTCAGATTAAAAAAAGCACTGGATAAAATCAAAGGGGATTATGATTATATTTTAATTGATTGTCCGCCTTCACTTGGGCTTTTAACATTGAATGCCTTAACTGCATCGAATTCGGTGCTTGTACCTATTCAATGTGAATATTATGCTTTGGAAGGTCTTACACAACTGGTGAATACAATAAATCTTGTAAAGAAAAATATAAATCATAATCTTGATTTAGAAGGGGTTGTACTTACCATGTTTAATGCAAGAACAAATCTATCCATACAGGTAGTTGATGAAGTTAAGAAATATTTTAAAGGCAAGGTATATAGGACTATTATTCCAAGAAATATAAGACTTGGAGAGGCGCCAAGTTTTGGCAAACCAATAACTATTTATGATCCACGCTCAAAAGGTGCTGAAGCATATGATGATTTAGCAAAAGAAGTAATAGAAAAAGGCGGTGAAATAATTGAGTAA